Genomic window (Argopecten irradians isolate NY chromosome 2, Ai_NY, whole genome shotgun sequence):
TCTGTTATGCTGTACAAcctttaaaaattatattataaagggagataataaatAGCTCAGGATTCTGTGTACAAATCCATTAACATCCACTGAGACTTTGTTCTGTGAATTCTAGTGATCTGACACAACTATGTAACTAACAAGCTGTTTATAACTTAATCTAATTTGTAATCTATATGTGAATAGACCGCTCTTGGTACCAATGGCCCTAGTCAATGACCGGGTCATTACTACCGATCGAGGATTGCTGGTGTCAGTGACCTGGTCACTATGGTAACCAATGACCTATATCAGTGCCATGCGACATGGTCTCTGGAAGCCACTGGGGTGACCTTGAAGTACCTGACGCTGCCGCTAACACCTCCATCTGGCTGGGCGTTACTATTGAAACTGGGCTGCTGGGAGAGAGAAGCGAGTCCTGACAGACGATCCATATCTTGCTGCTGCGTTCCATCACCCTTCAGAACCGCCATACATCGCCAACTATCCAGGTAATTAGCTGGTGACAACAATTTAAgtcaacaatatatattttcagtttcataAAATAATGTAGATTGGTTAAATCTTGTCACATGAAATGCTATTCCATACTTTTTACAAATGTTATTCTATGAAATATATTCGTTCATTATTGGTTTTTTCCCCCAATTACATTTGATatcacaatttcaaaataaacttATGAATCAACTGCAATATTGTCAACAGTCAACTCTCTTGCCATAAATTTTCCTTACTCTCAGCTATTAAACATActatacgtgtatttgataaatCTGATCAGTTGTACCTGGTAATTCAGATTTCTCAAAGAATAGTCACATAAAACTGCAAAAgttatacaattattttttatcaaaagtatAATCTTACACATATACAGGAATGTTTGATGAGGTAATGTACCAAACATTCAGAATTTAAtagaaaactttaaaaataaaacgtTTCACTCTTCCAATGTGACAAAACATCATATTACATGCTGGTGCAAATTATATGTAAAGTTGCTGAGTTTCAGTCAATGAGACTTGCCGAGTATATGAAATATCTTTAAGCATCAGATggaaaacatcttttttttccataaatCTAGATTGTCTAGTTACTCTAGTATAACGGAAATACTAGACAATTGTCTACCTTTCCAGAGACGAACACAACCATCATCACCAGAGGAGGCTAGTACTGTTCCAATCACATTCCAACAAATTCTCCACACCTGCAGCAAAGAAAACATCAAATTCATACAAGAGAAgcataaaaataaagaaatttaaacaaaacatttgaataaacttCAGCTAATACACcaccccatccccccccccaaaaaaaaaccaaccccTCCAAACAAATGTGTTtcaaaatgtgaatatttaacAGTAAATGTCACTATCTTACCTCTGACTCATGATCTGTGAACTCTGCTACTCTTTTTATTGtgaatttgttgttgttgacttgATTTGCTGCTATTGGGGCATCTCGCGTGCTAGAAACACCAATAATATCAATGTCAAGGATAGACCTATAAACAATACCTACTCATAGCAAccaacatttttatataaacgaTACCTACTCAAAGCAAccaacattttaatataaacaatacctaCTCATAGCAAccaacattttaatataaacaatacctaCTCATAGCAAccaacattttaatataaacaatacctaCTCATAGCAAccaacattttaatataaacaatacctaCTCATAGCAAccaacattttaatataaacaatacctaCTCATAGCAAccaacattttaatataaacaatacctaCTTATAGCaaccaatattttaatataaacaatacctaCTCATAGCAaccaacattttgatataaacaATACCTATCTAAACAACCAACattttaacataaacaatacctACTTATAGCAACCAACattttaacataaacaatacctACTCATAACAaccaacattttgatataaacGATACCTACTCATAACAACCAACattttaacataaacaatacctACTTATAGCAACCAACattttaacataaacaatacctACTCATAACAAccaacattttaatataaacaatacctaCTCATAGCAAccaatattttaacataaacaatacctACTCAAAGCAaccaacattttgatataaacGATACCTACTCATAACAAccaacattttaatataaacaatacctaCTCATAGCaaccaatattttaatataaacaatacctaCTCATAGCAaccaacattttgatataaacGATACCTACTTATAGCaaccaatattttaatataaacaatacctaCTCATAGCAACCAACattttaacataaacaatacctACTCATAACAACCAACATTTTAACATAATAAACAATACCTACTCATAACaaccaatattttaatataaacaatacctaCTTATAGCaaccaatattttaatataaacaatacctaCTCATAACAACCAACattttaacataaacaatacctACTTATAGCAAccaacattttaatataaacaatacctaCTCATAGCAAccaacatttttatataaacaataccTACTCATAGCAAccaacattttaatataaacaatacctaCTCATAGCAAccaacatttttatataaacgaTACCTACTCAAAGCAAccaacattttaatataaacaatacctaCTCATAGCaaccaatattttaatataaacaatacctaCCCATAGCAAccaacattttaatataaacaatacctaCTCATAGCaaccaatattttaatataaacaatacctaCCCATAGCAAccaacattttaatataaacaatacctaCTTATAGCaaccaatattttaatataaacaatacctaCTTATAGCaaccaatattttaatataaacaatacctaCTCATAGCAAccaacattttaatataaacaatacctaCTCATAGCAAccaacattttaatataaacaatacctaCTCATAGCAaccaacattttgatataaacGATGGTTAGACAGACCATTTTTTCTTTGTCTGTTGGGTTAATTGTTAAAAGTTAGACATGACAaggtcaaagggagataacttcacATTTTCCACCTAAATACACTTTggcaatacaacatacagtCATGTAAGAAAGAAACTTGGCAGGAGATAAGAGGTCTACCTGAGAGGTGTCAGGCTAGGAGATGAGTGGTGTACATTAGAGGTGTATGGCTAGGAGACAAATGATGTACCTGAGAGGTGTAAGGCTAGGAGACAAGTGGTGTACCTGAGAGATGTATGGCTAGGAGACGAGTGGTGTACCTGAGTGGTGTAAGGCTAGGAGATAAGTGGTGTACTTGAGAGGTGTCAGGCTAGGAGACAAGTGGTGTACCTGAGAGTTGTCAGGCTAGGATACAAGCGGTGTACCTGAGAAGTGTAAGGCTAGGATACAAGCGGTGTATCTGAGAAGTGTAAGGGTAGGAGACGAGTGGTGTACCTGAGAAGCGTAAGGCTAGGATACAAGCAGTGTACCTGAGAAGTGTAAGGCTAGGAGAAGAGTGGTGTACCTGAGAGATGTAAGTCTAGGAGACAAGTGGTGTACCTGAGTGGTATAAGGCTAGGAGACGAGTGGTGTACCTGAGAAGTGTAAGGCTCGGAGACAAGCGGTGTACATGAGTGGTGTAAGGCTAGGATACAAGCGGTGTACCTGAGTGGTGTTCAGCTAGGAGACGAGCGGTGTACCTGAGTGGTATAAGGCTAGGAGACAAGTGGTGTACCTGAGAGGTGTAAGGCTAGGAGACAAGTGGTGTACCTGAGAGGTGTAAGACTAGGAGACGAGTGGTGTACCTGAGAGGTGTAAGGCTAGGAGACGAGTGATGTACCTAAGATGTGTAAGGCTAGGAGACGAGTGGTGTACCTGAGAGGTGTAAGGCTAGAAGACGAGTGATGTACCTAAGATGTGTAAGGCTAGGAGACGAGTGGTGTACCTGAGAAGTGAAAGGCTAGGAGACCAGTGGTGTACCTGAGAGGTGTAAGGCTGATCACTTTGAGATCTTTGGACGCCACAGCCAGGAGGTGATATGATCTGCCTAGGTTAGGAGCGAATGCGATGTCATGTACAGGATCTGTTACAATGTTGATTGTTTCGACTTTCACCCATTTCCTGTAAAGATTCACATTTAACAtattaaattaacatttcaGTAAGTTTCTTCTATTTACAATACTACTGCATTATCATATTATCCATATTTACTTGAACAGCTAGTTCCCTCCATATCTGTTATAGGAGATCTACAGCTGGTTGCACTAAACAGTGCTGCACTCATCACCCGTGGCTCAGCTCTGCTCAAAACCTTGTTTTGACAGATTCAATCAAATTGGTTCCGTCAGGTTTTTAGCCAATGAGATTGAAGGTTACGTATGCTTTATAGGcacatataaacaataatggTGTTGGATAATGCTGTGAACTCTATTGAGTTTGACATATATGATGTATTGCTATTCCAATTTGTGTCATTTGTATCATCTGTAACACATTATGATATTGTTCAGTACTTGTTTCTGACACGATAGATCTGTATGATCTGTTGTCAGTGATGTGTTTGTCGCCACAGCAACAGGTCTCTATGGACAAAGCTATTTCATTGATCACTATCCCCCTCCCAACCTAAAGAGTTCTTATTTTGAGAGAGTTTCTTGATCATTTCCTATTTATCATATGACATCAACAAAACGAGTTGGCTGAGCTGACCCAAGGCTCATTAGTGCAGCGTAGTGCAATGCAATCATTCGTGGATTTCCGACGATGGTCATTCTCTGGTACAATGGTGACCTCACAGGGGATTAAGACACTTAAACAAACAGCATTTCCTCTGAGGTGTGACAGAGTTGTGTCTGTTGATTACCTTGTTttatcgttgtattcatagatCTGAACTTTTCCACCACCAGTCGGGCTGGCATCATCACTTCCTACTGCTATCATTGGTGGGTGCATTCTACAACAAAAGCAATGTTTTCAGTCATATTTAGTGTCTTTTATCATATATCTAGTTAAATTTGaagcatttttcacaatttctatTGATTAGTCTAAGGCATCAATTTTTATGAGGAcgatatttcaaaatgatttcaaatatttaacccttgtgaccttgatgAGCCTAAATCTTAGATATATTTGGTTGTCTTTTTGAACACATTCCTAGAAAAGCAGGAGTTGATGACTCGTGTTTTATGTTGTGTTACCAGTACCTGGACATGTTCCATGACAGACAACTACAACTTAGTTTGGTCTGGATGTCGTTTTGTAGTGACCACTGACTCAAGTTCATCACATCTGGGGCCTCATATATTCTTACTGTTCCGTCAGCAGAGCAAGTGGCCTAGaacatatttcattaaaatagaATTGCACTGTTGAATCTTAACAGctaaaaacatttaacaaatcTTCATCAAAATTGGTGGTTTTCTTTGCGAAATCTGAGAACCAGAAGTAACAACAGCATACTTCAGTTAAGTTTAAAATGACAGGCATAAGATCTTCGGGCTGAACCGGGTATAATATATTGTGCATGTTTCATCTATTTGTTGTGtgtttaaaaagtttaaaattcaaatgttgAAACATATCAAGAAAACAATGTAAAGAAAATGCATAAAGTCACTCAGCCTCAAAGAATTCTATGCATACaaccacatacatgtagttattaaagtttaaatatttctgCGGATTTCCTTATTATTCAATTCCAACTCATGACAGCGCATAAACAGAAGACGCTTCTCACCAGTTGTAGTCCTAGATGTTTTGGAGCAAACTTGACGTCAGTTACAGAAGTTCGGCTATCAACCAAACTTGACCTTTTCACCCAGTTGCTTTGGTTACCCTTGCCATACTCTCCGATGATTTGGTTACCCTTGCCATACTCTCCGATGATTTCCTCCCAAACTGCAGCCGTCCGGTCAAATGAGCATGTGGCAATGACTTGGCCAAATTCGGGATGTGCCCAGGTAACTCTCCATACAGATCCACTGTGTGTCTGTATAATAGCAacaattttacaacattttatctTATGGTTGGGAATCAATTAACTTTGTCAAAAATCGACCAAGTCCAACACACATGAGTTTTTCACTTGAaagtttaaatttaaaaatctggtaaatcttttttttttaacatctgATTTATTAAAATtcttattgataattaaagacttacatttatcataatataaCAATAGTTCAAAAGTGGTAACAGATCTGTATATTAAACTTACCCTCCAACTTGCTGTGCAATTCCATTGACCATCTTCACCAAGATCCCAAACCTAAAAGACACAACAATATAAATGAAAGTGTTCAAACAAATTTGTAGAGTTGTGATCCCTCACTTTCAGAAAATATTGCTGGTAGGCCTATATAGCtaatcattatcaacatcattaAGGCTTATGGCTGTACATGTGTCAATTAAGTTGGGTTCATGTTTAATGCATggcaaaaaaaaagaagttcTTTTTACAATAAAGGTACCATACCATAATATATCTTATCTACATATGGTAAAGCACAGGTTACATATATTTCATAGgatatcaaatttgatatgGCTCAGAAAAGAGACTGACAATGGTTAAGCTTATCAAGGGGTAAAAACCTTCACAAAATGATTGTTTGCTAAAAGCATTGCTATGaagtttatacaaataaataaacatttcttaTAGTTATTACTTAGTGTAAGGAAACGgctgaaaacaatatttttctcAATCAAGAGGACATAAGTCCTCAAAATATTGTCCCCTGAGAGTGGAGGTCAAACTTTATAGTAAATTGGTTCACATTAATTTGTTcatggcaaaaaaaaaatgaaacaagtAATGGAAAGAAATGTGCCTCCAGCCAGGTTCAAACCCACTACCCTACtcttatataattactggtcTGCTGCTCTACCAATGAACTGAGCTAATAAAGGGGGAAATTTCCCCTTGGGCGAAGCTAAATGCGACCATATAAcactatgtataattaaaacCTACAATTGCAACACTACTCCTCCTTTTCAAATATGACCATGCACCCTCGAACACAGACCAACCTAGCCCAAGATAATCTGGCCctaacaccagacttagacattatgataattagatgtctggtttagggccagagcgcactaGTACTTGAAATCTGGAAttagccgacaccgtttggtatcgggccaggtcatctccgatacAGCTGCTTACATAAAATTACCACCGAGAAGCATCGattaccttggtcttttcagtAAGTGAATACTTTGTCTACTCATAGCAATCCATTTTATCACGCATGCACGTTATATTATGTCAAtacagtagtttcttttccgcaactttaaatttccctccTCGTCGTCGCCATCTTCTAATAGTATGCAAATCGCCTGTATTCTCGACAAATTGCTATATTTTGGTAtaaaaatttattcatttgttgaaaaaagGCAAGATAAGTGGCACTTCTCAGTGGTCAGACTGAACAGGAGATggcctggcccgataccaatgGGTGTCGGCGAATTCCATCTTTTCATGTACtagtgcgctctggccctaaaccagacatgtACATCTATTTGTCATGTTTAAGTCTGGTgttagggccagagtatctGGCCTGGGGTTAAGACCAACTCAGGTTCTCTCTCCATTAAAGCCTCTCAGTCTCACTGCAGCTAGCACTTGGAGTGGTCTATGGCACCAAATGAAACAGGACGATAATAAATGTGCTGCCAGCCAAGCTCTAACCATAGGCTTACTGGTCTGTTGCTCTACCAAC
Coding sequences:
- the LOC138315120 gene encoding nucleoporin SEH1-like isoform X2, encoding MFVTRQIPAEHKDLIHDVSYDFHGNRMATCSSDQTVKVWDLGEDGQWNCTASWRTHSGSVWRVTWAHPEFGQVIATCSFDRTAAVWEEIIGEYGKGNQSNWVKRSSLVDSRTSVTDVKFAPKHLGLQLATCSADGTVRIYEAPDVMNLSQWSLQNDIQTKLSCSCLSWNMSRMHPPMIAVGSDDASPTGGGKVQIYEYNDKTRKWVKVETINIVTDPVHDIAFAPNLGRSYHLLAVASKDLKVISLTPLSTRDAPIAANQVNNNKFTIKRVAEFTDHESEVWRICWNVIGTVLASSGDDGCVRLWKANYLDSWRCMAVLKGDGTQQQDMDRLSGLASLSQQPSFNSNAQPDGGVSGSVRSIPPPQGNMNIKRNSGWPNFNTKKDQGKAYY
- the LOC138315120 gene encoding nucleoporin SEH1-like isoform X1 → MFVTRQIPAEHKDLIHDVSYDFHGNRMATCSSDQTVKVWDLGEDGQWNCTASWRTHSGSVWRVTWAHPEFGQVIATCSFDRTAAVWEEIIGEYGKGNQIIGEYGKGNQSNWVKRSSLVDSRTSVTDVKFAPKHLGLQLATCSADGTVRIYEAPDVMNLSQWSLQNDIQTKLSCSCLSWNMSRMHPPMIAVGSDDASPTGGGKVQIYEYNDKTRKWVKVETINIVTDPVHDIAFAPNLGRSYHLLAVASKDLKVISLTPLSTRDAPIAANQVNNNKFTIKRVAEFTDHESEVWRICWNVIGTVLASSGDDGCVRLWKANYLDSWRCMAVLKGDGTQQQDMDRLSGLASLSQQPSFNSNAQPDGGVSGSVRSIPPPQGNMNIKRNSGWPNFNTKKDQGKAYY